GGGGAACCCGCAAATAGTGATACGGGTGGCGATTGTGGTCGAGAAGGGTCTCCTCGTAGAGTTCACGATCGATCATCATGGCAAAGCCCTCCCAGTTGCCGACGCAGCCAATCCCGCAGGGAGAGCGGTTCGAGATCCTGCAGCACCTCTTCCGCAAAGCCCTCGACCAGCAGGCGTCGGGCTTCGCTCTCCTTCAAACCCCGGCTCCGCAGGTAGAACATCGCCTCCTGGTCCACATGGCCCACACTGGCCCCGTGAGCGCATTGCACGGCATCGTTGAAGATCTCCAGTTGCGGCAGGGTATCGATCTCCGCCTGATCGGAAAGCAGCAGATTGGCGCTACGCTGCCGGGACTCGGTATCTCGCACGCCCGGCGGAACCTGGATGACCCCGTGAAACACCCCTCGCGACTCCCCGTCGAGGACACCCTTGAAAAGCTGTCGGGATCGGGTGGCGTTGGCCTGATGGTGAATGCGGGTCTGAAAATCCATGTGCTGCCGCCCCTCGGCCATAAAAAGGCCATCCAGGCGACAGGCGGCTCCCTGGCCGTTCAGGTTGAGACAAACCTCCTGGCGGGTCAGGGCCCCACCCCGGCAAAAGAGCCGGGAATCCAGTTGACTGGAAGCCTCCTGGCGGATGTCCATACGGCCCGAATGGTGCGTCAGAGTCGATTCATCGAGCCGCAGCAGGTGATCGACCCGGGCTCCCCGGCCCATCAGCAGGTCGGTCCGGGCATTGCTCAAATGAGGCGGCATGCCCAGCGTGACGTAACTTTCC
The Magnetococcales bacterium DNA segment above includes these coding regions:
- the sufD gene encoding Fe-S cluster assembly protein SufD, translating into MNDFTASYRNLFLEGESGFPGFATPAIRSSRRASLQRFLELGFPTQFLENWKYTSVRALSRTLFKPPKSVCMGLVPEDLDAFLPESRYRPRLVFVNGFHVPSLSDLGKLPSGVRVVSMARLANESPGEITAALGREVVAEPGFTSWNQAFWPDGAFVRVSAGARLDAPLHLLFLTTPSREAQAIQPWNRIVVEAEARLQLVESYVTLGMPPHLSNARTDLLMGRGARVDHLLRLDESTLTHHSGRMDIRQEASSQLDSRLFCRGGALTRQEVCLNLNGQGAACRLDGLFMAEGRQHMDFQTRIHHQANATRSRQLFKGVLDGESRGVFHGVIQVPPGVRDTESRQRSANLLLSDQAEIDTLPQLEIFNDAVQCAHGASVGHVDQEAMFYLRSRGLKESEARRLLVEGFAEEVLQDLEPLSLRDWLRRQLGGLCHDDRS